One part of the Glycine soja cultivar W05 chromosome 11, ASM419377v2, whole genome shotgun sequence genome encodes these proteins:
- the LOC114374752 gene encoding protein PMR5-like has translation MALLHSLFALLFLLLSLQLHTVSCALLLSLRHHHNTLHQQRPMIHANQTNCALFVGTWVQDDSYPIYQSSNCPIIDPQFNCKMFGRPDSDYLRYRWRPLNCDLPRFNGVEFLLQMKGKTVMFVGDSLGRNQWQSLICMIYAAVPQTQTQLVRGEPLSTFRFLDYGVTISFYRAPYLVEIDVVQGKRILRLEEVDGNGDVWRSVDVLSFNTGHWWDHQGSLQGWDYMELGGKYYQDMDRLAALERGMKTWANWVDSNVDRSRTKVFFLGISPSHTNPNEWNSGVTAGLTTKNCYGETTPITSTGTAYPGVYPEQMRVVDMVIRGMSNPAYLLDITMLSAFRKDAHPSIYSGDLNPQQRANPTYSADCSHWCLPGLPDTWNELFYTTLFY, from the exons ATGGCACTTCTCCATTCCCTATTTGcccttctcttccttctcctttcCCTTCAACTCCATACAGTCTCATGTGCCCTCCTACTAAGCCTGAGACACCACCACAACACTCTCCACCAGCAGAGGCCAATGATCCATGCCAACCAAACCAACTGTGCACTTTTTGTGGGAACTTGGGTCCAAGATGACTCTTACCCTATCTATCAATCCTCTAACTGCCCCATCATAGATCCACAGTTCAACTGCAAGATGTTTGGCCGCCCTGATTCTGATTACCTCAGATACAGATGGAGACCCCTCAACTGTGACCTCCCTAG GTTCAATGGGGTGGAGTTTCTACTGCAAATGAAGGGCAAAACTGTGATGTTTGTGGGTGACTCACTAGGGCGCAACCAATGGCAATCACTGATTTGCATGATATATGCTGCAGTTCCTCAGACACAAACACAATTGGTCAGAGGGGAACCACTCTCAACCTTCAGATTCTTG GACTACGGTGTGACCATTTCATTTTACAGGGCTCCTTATTTGGTAGAGATTGATGTGGTCCAAGGGAAGAGGATTTTGAGGTTGGAGGAGGTTGATGGGAATGGTGACGTTTGGAGAAGTGTTGATGTGCTGTCTTTCAACACTGGACATTGGTGGGATCATCAAGGCTCTCTTCAAGG GTGGGATTATATGGAATTAGGAGGCAAATACTACCAAGATATGGATCGTTTAGCAGCTTTGGAAAGGGGTATGAAAACATGGGCTAACTGGGTGGACTCCAATGTTGATAGAAGCAGAACCAAAGTGTTCTTCCTGGGAATTTCTCCTTCACATACCAA CCCAAATGAATGGAATTCTGGAGTGACAGCAGGACTGACTACAAAGAACTGCTATGGTGAAACTACTCCAATTACTAGCACTGGCACAGCATACCCTGGTGTGTACCCTGAACAAATGAGGGTTGTGGACATGGTAATTAGAGGAATGAGTAACCCTGCTTATCTTCTTGACATCACAATGCTGTCAGCATTTAGGAAGGATGCACATCCCTCCATTTATAGTGGTGATTTGAATCCTCAACAAAGAGCTAACCCTACCTACTCAGCTGATTGTAGCCACTGGTGTCTTCCTGGATTGCCAGATACTTGGAATGAACTATTCTATACTACCTTGTTCTATTAA
- the LOC114376120 gene encoding asparagine synthetase [glutamine-hydrolyzing] 2, translated as MCGILAVLGCSDSSQAKRVRVLELSRRLKHRGPDWSGLHQYGDNYLAHQRLAIVDPASGDQPLFNEDKTVVVTVNGEIYNHEELRKQLPNHTFRTGSDCDVIAHLYEEHGENFVDMLDGIFSFVLLDTRDNSFIVARDAIGVTSLYIGWGLDGSVWISSELKGLNDDCEHFESFPPGHLYSSKERAFRRWYNPPWFSEAIPSAPYDPLALRHAFEKAVVKRLMTDVPFGVLLSGGLDSSLVAAVTARYLAGTNAAKQWGTKLHSFCVGLEGAPDLKAAKEVADYIGTVHHEFHYTVQDGIDAIEDVIYHIETYDVTTIRASIPMFLMSRKIKSLGVKWVISGEGSDEIFGGYLYFHKAPNKEEFHQETCRKIKALHKYDCLRANKSTFAWGLEARVPFLDKDFIRVAMNIDPEYKMIKKEEGRIEKWVLRRAFDDEEHPYLPKHILYRQKEQFSDGVGYGWIDGLKAHAEKHVTDRMMLNAANIFPFNTPTTKEAYYYRMIFERFFPQNSARLSVPGGPSVACSTAKAVEWDAAWSNNLDPSGRAALGVHASAYGNQVKAVEPEKIIPKMEVSPLGVAI; from the exons ATGTGTGGCATACTTGCTGTGCTTGGTTGCTCTGATTCATCTCAAGCCAAAAGGGTTCGCGTCCTTGAGCTTTCTCGCAG ATTGAAGCACCGTGGTCCTGACTGGAGTGGGCTCCACCAATATGGTGATAACTATTTGGCTCATCAAAGGTTAGCCATAGTTGATCCAGCTTCTGGTGATCAACCCCTCTTCAATGAAGACAAAACTGTCGTGGTTACG GTGAATGGAGAGATCTACAATCATGAAGAACTCAGGAAACAGTTGCCTAATCACACCTTCCGTACAGGAAGTGACTGTGATGTTATTGCTCACctg TATGAGGAGCACGGAGAAAACTTTGTGGACATGCTTGATGGTATATTTTCGTTTGTTCTGCTAGATACTCGTGACAACAGTTTTATAGTGGCACGAGATGCAATTGGGGTCACTTCCTTGTACATTGGTTGGGGTCTAGATG GCTCCGTCTGGATTTCATCAGAATTGAAGGGGTTGAATGATGATTGCGAACATTTTGAGTCTTTTCCACCTGGTCACTTGTACTCTAGCAAAGAGAGAGCGTTCCGCAGATGGTACAATCCTCCATGGTTCTCTGAGGCTATTCCCTCAGCACCTTATGATCCTCTTGCTTTGAGGCATGCCTTTGAGAAG GCTGTGGTAAAAAGGTTGATGACTGATGTTCCCTTTGGTGTTTTGCTCTCTGGAGGTTTGGACTCTTCATTGGTTGCAGCCGTCACGGCTCGCTACCTGGCAGGCACAAATGCTGCCAAGCAATGGGGAACCAAATTACACTCTTTCTGTGTAGGCCTTGAG GGTGCACCTGACCTAAAGGCAGCAAAGGAAGTAGCAGACTACATAGGAACTGTACATCATGAATTTCACTACACTGTTCAG GATGGCATAGATGCCATTGAGGATGTGATCTATCACATTGAAACATATGATGTGACAACAATTAGAGCAAGCATTCCCATGTTTCTTATGTCTCGTAAGATCAAGTCATTGGGAGTCAAATGGGTTATATCTGGAGAAGGATCTGATGAGATCTTTGGAGGGTATCTATATTTCCACAAGGCACCAAACAAAGAAGAGTTTCATCAAGAAACATGCCGCAAG ATTAAAGCACTCCACAAATATGATTGCTTGCGAGCCAATAAATCGACCTTTGCCTGGGGTCTAGAAGCCAGAGTGCCATTTTTGGACAAAGATTTTATCAGAGTTGCAATGAACATTGATCCTGAGTATAAAATG ATTAAAAAGGAAGAAGGGCGAATTGAGAAATGGGTACTGAGGAGGGCCTTTGATGATGAAGAACATCCTTATCTGCCAAAG CACATTTTATACAGGCAGAAAGAACAATTCAGTGATGGAGTTGGCTATGGTTGGATTGATGGCCTTAAAGCTCATGCTGAGAAACAT GTGACTGACAGAATGATGCTCAATGCTGCTAACATTTTCCCCTTCAACACACCAACCACCAAAGAAGCATACTACTATAGAATGATATTTGAGAGGTTCTTCCCTCAG AACTCAGCCAGGCTGAGTGTTCCTGGAGGACCAAGTGTTGCATGTAGCACAGCCAAAGCTGTAGAGTGGGATGCTGCTTGGTCTAACAACCTTGATCCATCTGGTAGGGCAGCACTTGGAGTGCATGCATCAGCTTATGGAAATCAGGTCAAAGCTGTAGAACCAGAGAAGATCATACCAAAGATGGAAGTTTCCCCACTAGGAGTTGCCATATAG